One window of Sardina pilchardus chromosome 2, fSarPil1.1, whole genome shotgun sequence genomic DNA carries:
- the kcnmb2a gene encoding calcium-activated potassium channel subunit beta-2: MHQRSFRQTHRSPSSSQRQHHLGGSGKMFFVAGNKAGQSSGSDKKSIYQKFRGYELMDKRRTETALKAGEDRAIFLGLSMMLCSVMMYFLLGITMMRSYAESVWTEETVCTVLNSTIMADINCSYSCGVDCWRSSKFPCLQVYVSVNASDRVALLSHNEDALEENSECFYVPKCQKEQAVMHALIADIGERLRARQQVPCFHDPLERREAVLLTQLYGRGAVFQSLFWPSCMLAGGVLIILMVKLTQYLSILCEQIGKISK, from the exons ATGCATCAGAG ATCTTTTCGGCAGACTCATCGGAGTCCCTCTTCCAGCCAGCGTCAACACCACCTGGGAGGTTCAGGGAAGATGTTCTTTGTTGCGGGAAACAAGGCTGGGCAAAGCTCAGGGAGTGATAAAAA GAGCATCTATCAGAAGTTTCGCGGCTATGAGCTGATGGACAAGCGGCGGACGGAGACGGCTCTGAAGGCGGGCGAGGACAGGGCCATCTTCCTGGGCCTCAGCATGATGCTGTGCTCCGTCATGATGTACTTCCTGCTTGGCATCACCATGATGCGCTCATACGCAGAGAG TGTGTGGACAGAGGAGACGGTGTGCACCGTGCTCAACTCCACCATCATGGCCGACATCAACTGCTCCTACAGCTGCGGCGTGGACTGCTGGCGGAGCTCCAAGTTCCCCTGCCTGCAGGTGTACGTCAGCGTCAACGCCTCGGACCGAGTGGCCCTGCTGTCCCACAACGAGGACGCGCTGGAGGAGAACTCTGAG TGCTTCTACGTGCCGAAGTGCCAGAAGGAGCAGGCGGTGATGCACGCGCTCATCGCGGACATCGGCGAGCGGCTGCGGGCGCGGCAGCAGGTGCCGTGCTTCCACGACCCGCTGGAGCGTCGGGAGGCGGTTCTGCTGACCCAGCTGTACGGCCGCGGCGCCGTCTTCCAGTCGCTCTTCTGGCCCTCCTGCATGCTGGCGGGGGGCGTGCTCATCATCCTCATGGTCAAGCTCACGCAGTACCTCTCCATCCTGTGCGAGCAGATTGGCAAGATCAGCAAGTAA